A single Methylobacterium sp. 17Sr1-1 DNA region contains:
- a CDS encoding XRE family transcriptional regulator, producing the protein MTMPAPDPTDGLARRLRLEREARGWSLGDLAARSGVSKAMISKVERAEASPTAVLLGRLSGAFGLTLSTLLARAEGETGQLARAAAQPVWIDPATGYRRRQVSPQVSPLVAENPLDLTEVELPAGAEVAYPAASYAFLRQMIWMLDGTLTFREGDTVHVLEPGDCLALGAPADCIFANRSARPCRYLVAVVRQR; encoded by the coding sequence ATGACGATGCCCGCGCCCGATCCCACCGACGGCCTCGCGCGCCGGCTGCGGCTGGAGCGCGAGGCGCGGGGCTGGTCGCTCGGCGACCTCGCGGCCCGCTCCGGCGTCTCGAAGGCGATGATCAGCAAGGTCGAGCGGGCCGAGGCGAGCCCGACCGCGGTGCTGCTCGGACGGCTCTCGGGGGCGTTCGGGCTCACCCTCTCGACCCTGTTGGCCCGGGCGGAGGGGGAGACGGGCCAGCTCGCGCGCGCCGCGGCGCAGCCGGTCTGGATCGATCCGGCGACCGGCTACCGACGTCGGCAGGTCTCGCCGCAAGTCTCGCCCCTGGTGGCGGAGAATCCCCTCGACCTGACCGAGGTGGAGCTGCCGGCCGGCGCCGAGGTCGCGTATCCGGCGGCGTCCTACGCCTTCCTGCGCCAGATGATCTGGATGCTCGACGGCACCCTGACCTTCCGGGAGGGAGATACCGTCCACGTGCTCGAGCCCGGCGACTGCCTGGCGCTCGGAGCGCCGGCCGACTGCATCTTCGCCAACCGGAGCGCGCGGCCCTGCCGCTACCTCGTCGCCGTGGTGCGGCAGCGCTGA
- a CDS encoding nuclear transport factor 2 family protein, with protein sequence MSESRPPLPPFTRETALLKVRAAEDGWNGRNPEKVALAYTPDSRWRNRAEIFQGRPAIVAFLTRKWAREHEYRLIKEIWAWSDARIAVRFAYEFHDGSGAWFRAYGNENWEFAENGLMAVRHASINDLPITEGERLFHWDRAGPRPADHPGLTELGL encoded by the coding sequence ATGTCCGAGAGCCGCCCGCCGCTGCCGCCCTTCACCCGCGAGACCGCCCTCCTGAAGGTCCGCGCCGCCGAGGACGGCTGGAACGGCCGCAACCCCGAAAAAGTCGCCCTCGCCTACACGCCGGACAGCCGGTGGCGGAACCGCGCCGAGATCTTCCAGGGCCGCCCGGCCATCGTGGCGTTCCTGACCCGCAAATGGGCCCGCGAGCACGAGTACCGCCTGATCAAGGAGATCTGGGCCTGGTCGGACGCACGCATCGCGGTCCGCTTCGCCTACGAGTTCCACGACGGGTCCGGGGCGTGGTTCCGCGCCTACGGCAACGAGAACTGGGAGTTCGCCGAGAACGGCCTGATGGCCGTACGCCACGCCAGCATCAACGACCTGCCGATCACCGAGGGCGAGCGCCTCTTCCATTGGGACCGGGCCGGGCCCCGCCCGGCCGACCATCCCGGCCTGACGGAGCTGGGGCTCTGA
- a CDS encoding TetR/AcrR family transcriptional regulator — protein MRAPQTREAILPLLAETFREHGYEGASLSAISRRTGLGKGSLYHFFPGGKEEMAACVLTEIEAWFEVRMFRPLREDPDPAAALRAMLAETDGYFRSGRRVCLVGAFALSTTRDAFARRIDTYFAAWRDAVAAALARGGVAEACALDLAEETVTAIQGALVTASALQDPGLFGRTLDRLATRLAAALGEGAGRPAAGAERASGRAPPP, from the coding sequence CTGAGGGCGCCCCAGACCCGCGAGGCGATCCTGCCGCTGCTGGCGGAGACCTTTCGCGAGCACGGCTACGAGGGGGCGAGCCTGTCGGCGATCTCCCGGCGCACCGGGCTCGGCAAGGGCAGCCTCTACCACTTCTTCCCCGGTGGGAAGGAGGAGATGGCCGCCTGCGTGCTGACCGAGATCGAGGCGTGGTTCGAGGTGCGGATGTTCCGCCCCCTGCGTGAGGATCCGGACCCTGCCGCGGCGTTGCGCGCCATGCTGGCGGAGACGGACGGGTATTTCCGGTCGGGGCGGCGCGTCTGCCTCGTCGGCGCCTTCGCGCTCTCGACGACCCGCGATGCCTTCGCCCGGCGCATCGACACCTATTTCGCCGCCTGGCGCGATGCGGTCGCCGCCGCTCTCGCCCGGGGCGGGGTGGCCGAGGCCTGCGCCCTCGACCTCGCCGAGGAGACCGTCACGGCGATCCAGGGCGCGCTGGTGACGGCGAGCGCGCTGCAGGATCCCGGCTTGTTCGGGCGGACCCTCGACCGGCTCGCGACGCGGCTCGCGGCGGCGCTCGGCGAGGGCGCGGGCCGCCCCGCGGCGGGCGCGGAGCGGGCTTCCGGACGGGCGCCGCCCCCCTGA
- a CDS encoding Do family serine endopeptidase — protein MTQTTETSRGTSSETRRFHRKALASVAAVTLVATGALGTAFLPPSSPAYAQALPQTPITTAEHPPGSFAPIVNRVKPGVVSVKVSLKDDASDDEEGGGQPNLQNVPPQLREFFRRFGEGGPGGNMGRPQRHGGGAAQGSGFFISADGYVVTNNHVVNNAKTVEVTLDDGRTLPAKIIGTDPKTDLALLKVTDGAPFPYVKLAHGAPQVGDWVVAIGNPFGLGGTVTAGIVSARGRDIGAGPYDDFLQIDAPINKGNSGGPTFNVSGEVVGVNTAIASPSGGNVGLAFAIPSETVQAVVDQLRTDGKVARGYLGLQIQPVTKDIADSLGLDKAKGALVTSAQDGTPAAKAGLKSGDVVQAVNGEPVTDARELSRKIASLKPGTKVDLAYLRGGKAETAQVTLGSLPNDTKVASLDDRGGRRGDSQPRLGLGLAPADQVGAGREGVAVVSVDPDGPAAAKGIQEGDIILDVGGQPVSTLSDVAARIRAAETDGRKAVLMRVKNDKGTRFVAIGLQSKNG, from the coding sequence ATGACCCAGACCACCGAAACCTCCCGCGGGACGTCCTCCGAGACCCGCCGCTTCCACCGCAAGGCCCTCGCCTCCGTGGCGGCCGTCACCCTGGTGGCCACCGGCGCGCTCGGCACCGCCTTCCTGCCCCCGAGCAGCCCGGCCTACGCCCAGGCCCTGCCGCAGACCCCGATCACCACCGCCGAGCACCCGCCGGGCAGCTTCGCGCCGATCGTCAACCGGGTGAAGCCGGGCGTCGTCTCGGTGAAGGTGTCGCTGAAGGACGACGCCTCGGACGACGAGGAGGGCGGCGGCCAGCCGAACCTGCAGAACGTGCCGCCGCAGCTGCGCGAGTTCTTCCGCCGCTTCGGCGAGGGCGGCCCCGGCGGCAACATGGGGCGCCCGCAGCGCCACGGCGGCGGCGCGGCGCAGGGGTCGGGCTTCTTCATCTCGGCCGACGGCTACGTGGTGACCAACAACCACGTGGTGAACAACGCCAAGACGGTCGAGGTCACGCTCGACGACGGCCGCACCCTGCCGGCCAAGATCATCGGCACCGACCCGAAGACCGACCTGGCGCTGCTCAAGGTCACCGACGGCGCGCCGTTCCCCTACGTGAAGCTCGCTCACGGCGCGCCGCAGGTCGGCGACTGGGTGGTGGCGATCGGCAACCCGTTCGGTCTCGGCGGCACGGTCACCGCCGGCATCGTCTCGGCCCGCGGCCGCGACATCGGCGCCGGCCCCTACGACGACTTCCTGCAGATCGACGCGCCGATCAACAAGGGCAATTCGGGCGGGCCGACCTTCAACGTCTCCGGCGAGGTGGTGGGCGTCAACACCGCGATCGCCTCGCCGTCGGGCGGCAATGTCGGCCTCGCCTTCGCGATTCCCTCCGAGACCGTGCAGGCGGTGGTCGACCAGCTGCGCACCGACGGCAAGGTCGCCCGCGGCTATCTCGGCCTCCAGATCCAGCCGGTGACGAAGGACATCGCCGACAGCCTCGGCCTCGACAAGGCCAAGGGCGCGCTGGTGACCAGCGCCCAGGACGGCACGCCCGCCGCCAAGGCGGGGCTGAAGTCCGGCGACGTGGTCCAGGCGGTGAACGGCGAGCCCGTGACCGATGCCCGCGAGCTGTCGCGCAAGATCGCCTCGCTGAAGCCCGGCACCAAGGTCGACCTCGCCTATCTGCGCGGCGGCAAGGCCGAGACCGCCCAGGTGACCCTCGGCTCGCTGCCGAACGACACCAAGGTGGCGAGCCTCGACGATCGCGGTGGTCGCCGCGGCGACAGCCAGCCGCGGCTGGGCCTCGGCCTCGCGCCGGCGGATCAGGTCGGGGCCGGCCGCGAGGGCGTCGCGGTGGTGAGCGTCGATCCGGACGGCCCGGCGGCGGCCAAGGGCATCCAGGAGGGCGACATCATCCTCGACGTCGGCGGCCAGCCGGTCTCGACCCTCTCCGACGTCGCCGCCCGCATCCGCGCCGCGGAGACCGACGGCCGCAAGGCGGTGCTGATGCGGGTCAAGAACGACAAGGGCACCCGCTTCGTGGCGATCGGCCTGCAATCCAAGAACGGCTGA
- a CDS encoding peptide deformylase — MPALPLVLYPDPRLRLAAPPVTAFDEALRTVAGDLLDTLLAVSALGLTGPHVGAPVRLTIIRAGLDLAPRVYVNPELVWASPETARHREGSVSMPGVDEEVERPARVRVRWHDLDGTAHEAEEEGFSAACLQHEIDQLDGLFWIERLSRLKRERVLKRYAKLRRG, encoded by the coding sequence ATGCCCGCCCTCCCCCTGGTGCTCTACCCCGATCCGCGCCTGCGTCTGGCCGCGCCCCCGGTCACCGCCTTCGACGAGGCCCTGCGCACTGTCGCGGGCGACCTGCTCGACACCCTGCTCGCGGTCTCGGCGCTCGGCCTCACCGGCCCGCATGTCGGCGCGCCGGTGCGGCTGACGATCATCCGGGCCGGGCTCGACCTCGCGCCGCGGGTCTACGTCAACCCGGAGCTGGTCTGGGCCTCGCCCGAGACCGCCCGCCACCGCGAGGGCAGCGTCTCGATGCCGGGCGTCGACGAGGAGGTCGAGCGGCCCGCCCGGGTGCGGGTGCGCTGGCACGACCTCGACGGCACCGCGCACGAGGCCGAGGAGGAGGGCTTTTCCGCCGCCTGCCTCCAGCACGAGATCGACCAGCTCGACGGCCTGTTCTGGATCGAGCGGCTGTCGCGCCTCAAGCGCGAGCGGGTGCTCAAGCGCTACGCCAAGCTGCGGCGGGGCTGA
- a CDS encoding LLM class flavin-dependent oxidoreductase, producing MTHALQFGLDTFGDVTARDGELLPHGQVIRDVVAEGILADAVGLDFFGIGEHHREDFSVSSPEMVLAAIAGRTERIRLGSAVTVLSSDDPVRVYQRFSTLQGLSNGRAEVILGRGSFTESFPLFGYPLDQYETLFEEKLELFAALLAGGPVTWQGTTRASLDNQSVFPIPETPPTTWIGVGGSPNSVVRAVHHDLPLMLAIIGGEPQRFRPYVDLYHRACAQLGRTVRPIGVHSPGYVGETDAGAREEFFADYKRMRDRIGAERGWPPMTRQEFDREADHGLLYIGGPETVARKIAATVKGLGLGRFQLKYSAGPLPHDRLMRSIELYGTKVAPLVREMLGEMPGEMRG from the coding sequence ATGACACACGCCCTGCAATTCGGCCTCGACACGTTCGGGGATGTCACCGCCCGCGACGGCGAGCTCCTGCCCCACGGCCAGGTCATCCGCGACGTGGTCGCGGAAGGGATTTTGGCCGATGCGGTCGGGCTCGACTTCTTCGGCATCGGCGAGCACCACCGCGAGGACTTTTCGGTGTCCTCGCCCGAGATGGTGCTCGCGGCGATCGCCGGGCGCACGGAGCGCATCCGCCTCGGCTCGGCCGTGACGGTACTCAGCTCCGACGACCCGGTCCGGGTCTACCAGCGCTTCTCGACCCTGCAGGGCCTCTCGAACGGGCGCGCCGAGGTCATCCTCGGCCGCGGCTCGTTCACCGAGTCGTTCCCGCTCTTCGGCTACCCGCTCGACCAGTACGAGACCCTGTTCGAGGAGAAGCTGGAGCTGTTCGCCGCGCTGCTCGCCGGCGGGCCGGTGACCTGGCAGGGCACCACCCGGGCGTCGCTCGACAACCAGTCGGTCTTCCCGATTCCGGAGACGCCGCCCACCACCTGGATCGGCGTCGGCGGCAGCCCGAACTCGGTGGTGCGGGCGGTGCACCACGACCTGCCCCTGATGCTCGCCATCATCGGCGGCGAGCCGCAGCGCTTCCGCCCCTACGTCGATCTCTACCACCGGGCCTGCGCCCAGCTCGGCCGCACGGTCCGGCCGATCGGCGTCCATTCGCCGGGCTATGTCGGCGAGACCGACGCGGGCGCCCGCGAGGAATTCTTCGCCGATTACAAGCGCATGCGCGACCGCATCGGCGCCGAGCGCGGCTGGCCGCCGATGACGCGGCAGGAATTCGACCGCGAGGCCGATCACGGCTTGCTCTATATCGGGGGCCCGGAGACGGTGGCGCGGAAGATCGCCGCGACGGTGAAGGGGCTCGGCCTCGGCCGGTTCCAGCTCAAGTACAGTGCCGGCCCGCTGCCGCACGACCGGCTGATGCGCTCGATCGAGCTCTACGGGACCAAGGTGGCGCCGCTGGTGCGCGAGATGCTCGGCGAGATGCCGGGCGAGATGCGGGGATAG
- a CDS encoding metallophosphoesterase, whose amino-acid sequence MFHLIFAAPCAYVIVRWLAPLGLPFAAKGVLAPLLLAASQFHLWNRLSSGSVFAPEFPRGIVLVLNWAFGAILLLAVLQILVDLGALATALLRWSPVAVPDGVRLAAAALAAGLAALGVANAVRVPPVRDVAVAIPGLPPAFEGYRLLQLTDLHLSRLFPASWARTVVDRANGANADLIVVTGDFIDGSVAMRRDDVAPLRDLRAPDGVFGIPGNHEYFFDYPAWMRHLAGLGLTMLPNAHAVLARGEARLVLAGVTDASAPAAGEAGPDLAAALAGAPPGAPVVLLDHQPRAAKRAAARGVALQLSGHTHGGMILGLDRLVARGNNGFVSGRYDVAGMVLYVGNGTGIWPGFALRLGRPAEMTRFTLRAAPGA is encoded by the coding sequence ATCTTCCACCTCATCTTCGCGGCGCCCTGCGCCTACGTGATCGTGCGCTGGCTCGCGCCCCTCGGGCTGCCGTTCGCCGCCAAGGGCGTCCTCGCCCCGCTGCTCCTCGCCGCCTCGCAGTTCCACCTCTGGAACCGGCTCTCCTCCGGCTCGGTCTTCGCGCCCGAATTCCCGCGCGGGATCGTGCTCGTCCTCAACTGGGCGTTCGGCGCGATCCTGCTGCTCGCCGTGCTGCAGATCCTGGTCGATCTCGGCGCCCTGGCGACCGCCCTCTTGCGGTGGAGCCCGGTCGCCGTCCCGGACGGGGTGCGGCTCGCGGCGGCCGCGCTCGCGGCCGGTCTCGCGGCCCTCGGCGTCGCCAACGCGGTGCGGGTGCCGCCGGTCCGGGATGTGGCGGTGGCGATCCCCGGCCTGCCGCCGGCCTTCGAGGGCTACCGGCTGCTCCAGCTCACCGACCTGCACCTGAGCCGCCTCTTCCCGGCCTCCTGGGCCCGCACTGTCGTGGACCGCGCCAATGGGGCGAACGCCGACCTGATCGTGGTGACCGGCGACTTCATCGACGGCTCGGTGGCGATGCGCCGGGACGACGTCGCCCCCTTGCGCGACCTGCGGGCGCCGGACGGGGTCTTCGGCATTCCGGGCAACCACGAGTACTTCTTCGACTACCCGGCCTGGATGCGCCACCTCGCCGGCCTCGGTCTCACCATGCTGCCGAACGCCCACGCGGTGCTCGCCCGGGGCGAGGCCCGCCTCGTGCTCGCCGGCGTCACCGATGCCTCGGCCCCGGCCGCCGGCGAGGCCGGCCCCGACCTCGCGGCGGCGCTCGCGGGCGCTCCCCCCGGCGCGCCGGTGGTGCTCCTCGACCACCAGCCCCGCGCCGCGAAGCGGGCGGCGGCCCGGGGCGTCGCGCTCCAGCTCTCCGGCCACACCCATGGCGGGATGATCCTCGGCCTCGACCGGCTGGTGGCGCGGGGCAACAACGGCTTCGTCTCGGGCCGCTACGACGTCGCCGGCATGGTCCTCTATGTCGGCAACGGCACCGGGATCTGGCCGGGCTTCGCGCTCCGGCTCGGCCGGCCCGCCGAGATGACCCGCTTCACCCTGCGGGCCGCGCCCGGCGCCTGA
- a CDS encoding alpha/beta hydrolase, with protein sequence MSIAELDRIRARLAARPRPADLAARRARLDGLGADYALPPDVTVEPVSAGGVPAEWTGTGAADPARVILFLHGGGYMAGSLASHRHVVAQAGREAGARTLALAYRLAPEHPFPAALEDALAGYRFLLDRGVAPERIALSGESAGGGLALATVLSLCAAGLPPPRCLWLSSPWVDLTLSGATLDSKAAIDPLLGRAYLAELADAYLAGADPRQALVSPLAGDLAGLPPMLIQAGSAEVLLDDALRLAGAAGAADVPVSLRIWPHMIHAWHLFHPELEEGRAALAEAGSFIRSRLDGAGPP encoded by the coding sequence ATGTCGATCGCCGAACTCGACCGCATCCGCGCCCGCCTCGCCGCGCGGCCGCGCCCCGCCGACCTCGCGGCCCGGCGCGCCCGCCTCGACGGGCTCGGCGCCGACTACGCCTTGCCGCCGGACGTGACGGTGGAGCCCGTGAGCGCCGGGGGCGTGCCCGCCGAGTGGACCGGCACGGGGGCGGCGGATCCGGCGCGGGTGATCCTGTTCCTGCACGGGGGCGGCTACATGGCCGGCTCGCTCGCCAGCCACCGCCACGTCGTGGCGCAGGCCGGGCGGGAGGCCGGGGCGCGCACCCTCGCCCTCGCCTACCGGCTCGCCCCCGAGCACCCCTTCCCGGCGGCGCTCGAGGACGCGCTCGCCGGATACCGCTTCCTCCTCGACCGGGGGGTCGCGCCGGAGCGCATCGCGCTGTCCGGGGAGAGCGCGGGCGGCGGCCTCGCCCTCGCGACGGTGCTGTCGCTGTGCGCGGCCGGCCTGCCGCCGCCGCGCTGCCTCTGGCTCTCCTCGCCCTGGGTCGACCTGACGCTCTCGGGCGCCACCCTCGACAGCAAGGCCGCGATCGACCCGCTCCTCGGCCGGGCCTACCTGGCGGAGCTCGCGGACGCCTATCTCGCCGGCGCCGATCCGCGCCAGGCCCTCGTCTCGCCGCTTGCAGGGGACCTCGCCGGCCTGCCGCCGATGCTGATCCAGGCCGGCTCCGCCGAGGTCCTGCTCGACGACGCCCTCCGGCTGGCGGGGGCGGCCGGGGCGGCGGACGTGCCGGTGAGCTTGCGGATCTGGCCGCACATGATCCACGCTTGGCACCTGTTCCACCCGGAGCTGGAGGAGGGCCGCGCGGCCCTTGCCGAGGCGGGATCGTTCATCCGGTCCCGGCTCGACGGCGCAGGGCCGCCGTGA
- a CDS encoding lipase family protein: MTAPTLNNYFDVSSWMYGYADSNALPPDPAGLERFYYAPGTFDTGLDDATGFHGAAFVTGGDDPTIIIGFEGTDSSGLLQRPAFLEAQVEADLALFFGHVPEALDQAVAFAGTVVAAAKAKDPQASVVVTGHSLGAAAAAYVSTRLGLGGTTFAAPGIDGDAFVFPGGNLTNYVTYGDPVGNYSATPRNYEGAFLYDTEIRRVGDPTYIDYFDGLLGPAERRLLIAATERFDPSSRSYDPSLGFLEVGGLAAIFHPLTFYGDQFSPSLNAGAPVQVDASRIVAGTEYLSLYGDLLDRSGLVSDAFYTIRNSDVRAAGVDPEAHYARDGWREGRDPNPFFSTLGYRAANPAVTTDPLAQYDAEGWRTGRDPGANFDTRLYLERNPDVRAAGLDPLAHYLDYGRYEGRAPYAAIGEVADLAAARGFDAEYYLLANADVAAAALTTGDPLAYAKTHYDTYGWREGRDGNALFDTEGYLAAYADVKAAGVDPLAHYAKDGWREGRDPSKAFDTKLYLAQNPDVARAGIDPLLHYLSYGIYEGRAAPADGAFS, encoded by the coding sequence ATGACCGCACCGACGTTGAACAACTACTTCGACGTGTCGAGCTGGATGTACGGCTACGCCGACAGCAACGCCCTGCCCCCCGACCCGGCCGGCCTCGAGCGGTTCTACTACGCGCCCGGGACGTTCGACACCGGCCTGGACGACGCGACCGGGTTCCACGGTGCCGCCTTCGTCACCGGGGGCGACGACCCCACCATCATCATCGGCTTCGAGGGCACCGATTCGAGCGGCCTCCTCCAGCGCCCGGCCTTCCTGGAGGCCCAGGTCGAGGCGGATCTCGCGCTCTTCTTCGGCCATGTGCCGGAGGCCCTCGACCAGGCGGTCGCGTTCGCCGGGACGGTGGTCGCGGCCGCGAAGGCGAAGGACCCTCAGGCCAGCGTCGTCGTCACCGGCCACTCGCTCGGCGCCGCGGCGGCGGCCTACGTGTCGACCCGGCTCGGCCTCGGCGGGACGACCTTCGCCGCGCCCGGCATCGACGGGGACGCCTTCGTCTTCCCGGGCGGCAACCTGACCAACTACGTCACCTACGGCGATCCGGTCGGCAATTACAGCGCGACGCCGCGGAACTACGAGGGCGCGTTCCTCTATGACACGGAGATCCGCCGCGTCGGCGACCCGACCTACATCGACTACTTCGACGGCCTGCTCGGGCCGGCGGAGCGCCGGCTGCTGATCGCGGCGACCGAGCGATTCGACCCCTCCTCCCGCAGCTACGATCCCTCCCTCGGCTTCCTGGAGGTCGGCGGCCTCGCGGCGATCTTCCATCCGCTGACCTTCTACGGCGACCAGTTCTCGCCGTCCCTCAATGCCGGCGCGCCGGTCCAGGTCGATGCGAGCCGGATCGTCGCCGGCACGGAGTATCTGAGCCTCTACGGCGATCTCCTCGACCGCAGCGGGCTGGTCAGCGACGCCTTCTACACTATCCGCAACAGTGACGTCCGGGCGGCGGGGGTCGATCCCGAGGCGCATTACGCGCGCGACGGCTGGCGGGAGGGCCGCGACCCGAACCCGTTCTTCTCCACCCTCGGCTACCGCGCCGCCAATCCGGCCGTCACGACCGACCCGCTCGCCCAGTACGACGCGGAGGGGTGGCGGACGGGCCGCGATCCGGGCGCGAATTTCGACACGCGGCTCTACCTCGAGCGCAATCCCGACGTGCGGGCGGCCGGCCTCGACCCGCTGGCGCATTACCTCGATTACGGGCGCTACGAGGGCCGGGCTCCTTACGCGGCGATCGGCGAGGTCGCGGACCTCGCCGCCGCCCGCGGCTTCGACGCGGAATACTATCTGCTGGCCAATGCCGACGTCGCGGCGGCGGCCCTGACGACGGGGGATCCCCTCGCCTACGCGAAGACCCACTACGACACCTATGGCTGGCGCGAGGGGCGCGACGGCAACGCGCTCTTCGACACGGAGGGCTACCTGGCGGCCTATGCCGACGTGAAGGCCGCCGGAGTCGATCCCCTGGCACACTACGCCAAGGACGGTTGGCGGGAGGGCCGCGACCCGTCGAAGGCCTTCGACACCAAGCTCTACCTGGCGCAGAATCCCGACGTGGCGCGGGCGGGCATCGATCCCCTGCTCCACTACCTGTCCTACGGGATCTACGAGGGCCGCGCGGCCCCGGCGGACGGGGCGTTCAGCTGA
- the kdsA gene encoding 3-deoxy-8-phosphooctulonate synthase, giving the protein MSTPSPSTAPSPVAVAAGSVRFGNHLPLSLIAGPCALESRAHALEVAAALKEMTASLGIGLVFKSSFDKANRTSAGSSRGLGLPQALPIFAEIRESLGLPVVTDVHEAGHCAEAAQAVDVLQIPAFLCRQTDLLLAAAATGRVVNVKKGQFLAPWDMAHVAAKITGAGNPNVLLTERGASFGYNTLVSDMRALPIMAQVSGGLPVVFDATHSVQQPGGQGATSGGQREFVPVLARAAVAVGVAGVFIETHPDPDTAPSDGPNMVPLRQMPALLAELQAFDRLAKARHGAGG; this is encoded by the coding sequence ATGTCGACCCCATCCCCCTCGACCGCCCCCTCGCCCGTCGCCGTCGCGGCCGGCTCCGTCCGCTTCGGCAACCACCTGCCGCTGAGCCTGATCGCCGGCCCCTGCGCCCTGGAGAGCCGCGCCCACGCCCTCGAGGTGGCCGCCGCCCTCAAGGAGATGACGGCCTCCCTCGGGATCGGCCTCGTCTTCAAGTCCTCGTTCGACAAGGCCAACCGCACCTCGGCCGGATCGAGCCGGGGCCTCGGGCTGCCTCAGGCGCTGCCGATCTTCGCCGAGATCCGCGAGAGCCTGGGGTTGCCGGTCGTCACCGACGTGCACGAGGCCGGCCACTGCGCCGAGGCCGCGCAGGCCGTCGACGTGCTGCAGATCCCCGCCTTCCTGTGCCGGCAGACCGACCTGCTGCTCGCGGCCGCCGCCACCGGCCGGGTGGTCAACGTCAAGAAGGGGCAGTTCCTCGCCCCCTGGGACATGGCCCACGTCGCGGCCAAGATCACCGGGGCCGGCAACCCCAACGTGCTGCTCACCGAGCGCGGCGCCTCCTTCGGCTACAACACGCTCGTCTCGGACATGCGCGCCCTGCCGATCATGGCGCAGGTGAGCGGCGGCCTGCCGGTGGTGTTCGACGCCACCCACTCGGTGCAGCAGCCCGGCGGCCAGGGCGCCACCTCCGGCGGCCAGCGCGAGTTCGTGCCGGTGCTGGCTCGTGCCGCGGTGGCGGTGGGGGTCGCGGGCGTGTTCATCGAGACCCATCCCGATCCCGACACGGCGCCCTCCGACGGGCCCAACATGGTGCCCTTGCGGCAGATGCCGGCCCTGCTCGCCGAGCTCCAGGCCTTCGACCGGCTCGCCAAAGCCCGCCACGGGGCCGGCGGCTGA
- a CDS encoding MFS transporter produces the protein MQAASDSPSRLIAVLAAGGFASTFAGRVVEPLVGVLARDLASPPATVALLSTAFALPYALIQPILGPVGDALGKERVVVACLCVLTLALAACALTGDIGTLFGLRMLAGAAAGGVIPLSLAMMGDRIPMAQRQVAIGRFLVAVILGQLSGSTIAGLIEGAIGWRGVFWLAAGVGAVGLMGVALGFARRLRAPGGRFALAPALARYRTILRTPRARVLFCAVFVEAIAVFGIFPHLAHLIEARGEGGPKEAGLVLAGFAAGGLIYSLTVGLLLRFLGQTRMLMAGGAVSGAALTVVGFAGAWQTDAAALVALGLGFYMLHNTFQVQVTEVVPEARASAVALHAFSFFCGQALGVAVLGVGLTALGQLPALVLCAAAILVLGLVTARRLARAG, from the coding sequence ATGCAGGCCGCATCCGACTCGCCCTCCCGCCTGATCGCCGTCCTGGCCGCGGGGGGCTTCGCCAGCACCTTCGCCGGACGGGTGGTCGAGCCGCTGGTCGGCGTGCTCGCCCGCGATCTCGCGAGCCCGCCCGCCACCGTGGCGCTCCTCTCCACCGCCTTCGCGCTGCCCTACGCGCTGATCCAGCCGATCCTCGGGCCGGTCGGCGACGCGCTCGGCAAGGAGCGGGTGGTGGTGGCCTGCCTGTGCGTGCTGACCCTGGCGCTCGCGGCCTGCGCCTTGACCGGCGACATCGGCACTCTGTTCGGCCTGCGCATGCTCGCGGGCGCCGCGGCCGGCGGGGTGATCCCGCTCTCGCTCGCCATGATGGGCGACCGCATCCCGATGGCGCAACGCCAGGTCGCGATCGGCCGCTTCCTCGTCGCGGTGATCCTCGGCCAGCTCTCGGGCTCCACCATCGCCGGGCTGATCGAGGGCGCGATCGGATGGCGCGGGGTGTTCTGGCTCGCCGCCGGGGTCGGGGCGGTGGGGCTCATGGGCGTCGCCCTCGGCTTCGCCCGGCGCCTGCGCGCGCCCGGCGGGCGCTTCGCGCTGGCCCCGGCGCTCGCGCGCTACCGCACCATCCTGCGCACCCCCCGCGCCCGTGTGCTGTTCTGTGCCGTCTTCGTCGAGGCGATCGCGGTGTTCGGCATCTTCCCCCATCTCGCCCACCTGATCGAGGCGCGGGGCGAGGGCGGACCGAAGGAGGCCGGGCTGGTCCTCGCGGGCTTCGCCGCCGGGGGCCTGATCTACTCGCTGACCGTCGGGCTCCTGCTGCGCTTCCTCGGCCAGACCCGGATGCTGATGGCCGGCGGCGCGGTCTCGGGCGCCGCCTTGACGGTCGTGGGCTTCGCCGGCGCCTGGCAGACCGACGCGGCGGCGCTGGTGGCCCTCGGCCTCGGCTTCTACATGCTGCACAACACCTTCCAGGTGCAGGTGACCGAGGTGGTGCCGGAGGCCCGGGCCTCGGCGGTCGCGCTCCACGCCTTCTCGTTCTTCTGCGGCCAGGCCCTCGGCGTCGCGGTGCTGGGTGTCGGCCTCACGGCCCTCGGGCAGCTGCCGGCGCTGGTGCTGTGCGCCGCCGCGATCCTGGTCCTCGGGCTCGTCACCGCGCGCCGGCTGGCTCGCGCCGGCTGA